A window of Oryza glaberrima chromosome 2, OglaRS2, whole genome shotgun sequence genomic DNA:
TCCTAACAATCGACATAAAACCTGGATGGAAGAAAGGGACAAAAATTACTTTTCCTGAAAAGGGTAACGAGTCTCCGCATGTGATTCCTGCGGATATTGTATTCGTGATTGATGAGAAACCACATGATCTGTTTACACGAGAGGGGAATGATCTCGTCATGACACAGAAGATTTCCTTGGCTGAGGCCTTGACAGGATGTACAGTTCAGGTAACAGCACTAGATGGTCGGAACCTAACAGTACCAATCAATAATGTCGTCTACCCTGGCTACGAGGAGGTTGTTCTCCGAGAGGGCATGCCAATTCCGAAGGATCCATCAAAGAAGGGAAATCTTAGGATCAAGTTCAACATCAAATTCCCCTCAAGGCTGACGTCTGAGCAGAAATCAGAAATTAAGAGGCTACTAGCTTCTTGAGGAACACAATATACCGTTAGGTTGTCTGGTTTTTTGGGTGCACTGGGGAGACCAATCAGATGTTAAGCTGGGAAATGTGAATACCATCCAAAGACTCATTTTTTGTGGGTTCTGGTTATTCCACCTTTGTAACTTAAAATTGTCAATTTTGGCAGAATAATTCATCAAAATAGATAATTCTGTGTCAACATGCCGTGCTTATGTGTGCCATCTCCTACTGAGCAGAGGTTATCAAAATGAAGCCGCAGTTCCAaacactttgtttttttttcttttttgtactGGACTGCAGAGGGTACCCCTGGTTATATTTTGAGTATTTCTCGTCCTAGCTGGGCCAATCTTAAACCATGTTGACAATGGGCTAATCTCAAGGCATGTTGACGACGGAACAGTTGGTGGAGGAGCTAGCATATTGTTTGAAATACATACGATATGTATGTATTTCCCCTATTATATGAAACCAAAGGCTTTCTGTCATCAGTCTACACCTGTACGGCTGTACATGCACATTTTCGGTTGTTGCGGTGTTGCTGCCTGAACGTCTGCACGAAGAGCCTGTCATTTTCACCGCGCCCTGCTTACCCGGTTACCGCAAATACCAGTCCACAGTTTGCGCCTGGCATCTTATCACATCTGTATGCACTAGATATATTTACCCTGCATACGGGGCCAACATTTACGCCGGCACTAAACAGCAGCGGTAATAACACATACGGCAAATCGGGCAGTGATCAGGCGATAGTTGATAGCCAGCCAAACACTACATTTGTCAAATTAGCACAGATGTACAAGCCTAGCAATCTTCACACAATTACAAACTAGCAAACGCAATCCTGATCGCAAACCAACCATCGATCAATTTACACCAAGATACAATCGAATCAGCAGGACCACCAAATGCCCTAAACAATCAGGCATCTTTCTCTTGTTAAATATAACCTACTAGGTAGCATGCTACTCTATGTACTAATAAACAGTAAATGCACATTGCAAACTGAAACGCTTCCACCACATACTTCACACAGCTCAGCAAGCATAAGGTCAAGCATTTCTGCAGATACCGGGGGTAATTTACTTGCCCAACACAAGCTTCTTATAGAGCGCAAGTATATCCTTCTTGTTAGGATTCTTTAACTCTAGCAACTGCGCTCCAAATCCATGCTTGGTAAGCTCCTCTTTCAGCTTTGCAATCGTGAGCTTTTTATACCCATCTGGATTGCCATCTTTAGTGTCTGTGCTGACTGTGACACTGTCTTCACCCATATGAACAGAACCGCCATCTTCAGATTGGAAATGCTTTAGCGGGCTAGTATTGCTTTTAGATCTCTTTCTGCTCCTCTCCGGACGATCAATATCCATATCTTGGACCGACTCCATGCCTACTTCATTTTCTCTCAACCTCTTGCCATGAGTGGTGGTACGGAGCTTGCTGTCCAGTGCAGTCTCAACAAGGCGAACTGATGTCAGCTCCTGGTGGAGTACATCAAGTTTGCTTTGGGTAGACTGTAGCTGTAAAGACAAGGCTTCTGCACGCTTGTTCGCTTCAGCTCTAGCTGCACGCTCTGTTGACAAAAGAGACTCAAGGACGTGCACGGTACTGGACCTCTGTTCATTGCTCTGTATCATTAATTCCTCGATTTCTTTCTCCCTCTCGGCAACCCTACTCTCAAGCAAGGCAACCTTGGACAAGGCATCTGTTTCCGATTTACGCATCTTCTGCACTTCATCCAGTAGATTTACTTTCTCCTGCTCCAGTCTGTCAACTTGTCTTTGGATTCTTTCAATCACTGCTAATTTTTCCATTGACAAGCGCTGTGCCTCGTCCTTCTCTTTTTGGGCTGTAACGGCCTCGGTTCGAGCTACATCAGACAACTCGGTAGCTCTTTTTGCTTCCCTTTCTGCAGCTTTGTATCTTTCTTCTGCTTCATCATATTTCTTGCATTCAGATAAGAACTTCTCTTGAAGATGGTTCTTTTCCTGTTCAAGCATTCTTGCTTGCTTTTCAAATGATACCGCCCTGTCTCTTAGAAATTCTAACTTTCCTGTTAGTTCTCTTATTTCATCCTTCAAGGCTGCAGTTTCCTTGTTATGGTTTTGTGCCTTTGATTCCGCTACCTGAAAAAACATGTCAGCATTAGAAAACTAGCACTCATACAATAAATGCATCAACTAAATGAAGTGGTTGAAAGGTAGTGATGAAGGTTAAGTGACCTGCAAGCGCTCAGCCAACACACTTTCTTCACTCTCTGCATGTCTGATCTTTGCAACTAATCTCTTCATTTCTTCTTCCTGTCAATATTAAGATGCTATCAGCATATATACCGTCTTACTCAAGCATATGAAACATGTTGTGGGTACGGCCTACCTTTTCCTCCAGATGTGAAGCAAACTCAGCCCTTATACCACTCTCTCTTTCATGGGCAATTTTGTTAATTTGCTCTTGCACAGATGCTAATCTCTCCAATGCAGCTTTAGCTTGTGCAGCAGCTGTTTCATATTTATCCCTCCACTCTGTGGCCTCATCCTGAGCAGCCGCTGCCTGTTCACGGGCTGCTCCCAACTTTCCCTCTGCAGAGCTATATCTGGACTCAAGAGTTGCTAGTTGAGAAATGAATCCATCTTGCTCAGCCTTTTGCTGAGTAACATATTGCTCATACTTCACTCTCCAATCAGTGCATTCATGGCGTACAAGATCAAGTTCTTTAGACAAGCTCAAGCAGCGCTCATCCAGTGTGCTACACTTGGTCCTCAGGTTTGCAAGATGAGCACTGTGATCTTCAGAAACTCGTTGTTTTTCACTTATAGCAGCTTCATATCGTTTTAGATATTCCGATTTATGGGCCTCATTTGCTTCAAGTTGCTTTTTTAGAAGCTCAAGCTGATCTTCATTTGAACGATATTTCAATGCGAAGGAAGTCCTCTCTGATTCAGCTTCATTTACTAACTTAAGGCAGAGATCCAATATGGGTCCTTCCAAACTGCAAGAAAAAGATGTAGTAACTTTTAGATATGCTTGCTAAGCAACTAGTTGACCAGTTGACCAAAGGATCCATATTCAAATGATGGTTAATTAACAGGCTTGATAACACACAATGAAAATCCAGAATTACCCATTTAACTTTAACTTGACAATAGATTTACAAAAAGAGAAGGAATGAAAATAATTGATGTCATGGATTCCTGAACAAATTACTACAGCTGTATTGCACTAGATGGACGGTAGTATTACCACAATTAATTGACTGGAACACAATTATATTCTACAGTTTGGGTATGGAGCATCTAATATTGCACCACTCAACACATGATCTAACATGCAATTGCCATTCGAGATTTCAAATTCAACAACATAACATAACTACCATGAAAGTTATCAGTTGTTGGGACAGTTGAGACAGCAGGCAAATTTCTACAAACAACTTGATCAAGTCAGCAGAAACTAAGGTGgctaaatatagaaaaataatattttgtacaGTCTCACTTGACCAAAAGATAGGTGGCGTATTGTAGATTCTCATCCAGTTCATCTCCAGACAAAAGCAAATTCAAAATATCTGTAAGTGCAAGCATTAAAACAATTAGGTAGGGGCAGGAACAAACCACTGTCTTAAAAAGGCTGCAAGCATTCTCCATTTGCTTGGGCCAGAACAAGAAGTTTCATATTCAGTGAGCAAACTTTCCAGGACCTGCAAAATGTAACGTGGTCTCTGCTTGAGTGCATATACAGAGTGAAATAACACCAGAGCAGCTTCCATGAAAGAATGTCACGGTAGGAAACAAAAGCTTCCATCAAAGCTACTGTTTTTACTGACATCAGTGTATTTACTGTTTTTTATGAACATAAAATTATTAAAGCAATGGTCAACGGTGTGTATTGGACACTGTTAATGCCATAAAAACACCAGGTGAAAAATAACATAAGGAGTATCGAGAATAAAATAATAGTAGCAAATTAGCTTAATTGGATCATTGACAGTCATACTTAAAAGTAAGTATGGCCACAAGCAAACATCCATGTCATTAGCTAAATGCATGTGCTTTTGCATTGGAATTTAAACAAGAGAACCCCCACTGTATGCTCTAAAGCCCCAAAAGTCATAATAAAAATATTCCCATTGTACTCAATACTAATTATTTCGCATAATTTTTACATGCATGTCAATCTACATAGCTGCTTTTAAATGTGTTTGTACATCTGTCTATAGAGGAGTCCACCTACTCACTATTTAGGGGTATCACATGGCAGTTGTGCTGGGTGATGGCAGATGTCATTCACCATCACCATTGGAGTCTTTTAAAGGAGCATAGATGTCGGTACATACCTGAATCACATTAGAAACTTTGACTCCAGGAGCAGAACACGCTGCTCGGAGTTTCCTCTCCATAATTTGTATCATGTTTGAGCACTGCTTATCGGCTTCTAAAAAGGCATTCCTTTTGTATTCCTAAACAAATGTAAGTCCATGAAACCAAATGAGCCACAGGAATAAGAACCAAAGGCATCAGTAAGCCACAATGCAATATTTGGGAACATACGAAGAATGACACACAGAAGAACCTCAATTAATTTTACAGGCATATATCATATCCTTAGCTATTTGGTATAAAATGAAGGTaatctttcccttttttttggggggggtggggggtgggggtgggggcagCATGATGCATCCATTATAACATACCctattatttgatattttatcaACAACACAATGTTTAATCAAGAATTCAAGATAGAGATATATACACTATACAAAATAATCTTTAGAGGGCTTGAGACTTCTACATGTTGGATCTTATATCAATAACAAATGTAACAATCATGTAGTGGATCGCAGAAAGCTCTTGCAAGATACTccctcatccacaaaagttacacctatttcacatttgggtttttccaaataagttgttcctatttgtagtctttatgcattcaagatttaaatgaagagataattaaatgtttgattagaatccaaggagtcatctaaatactcattggttgcatgcttgcattcactcctCCATTTTGTAGCatccaagatgatttaatttttccttggtcttggtgacaaaagtaataggtgtaacttttgtggatggagtagctgctAATTCTTTTCTATTTTGGGTCGTTCTGTTTGCCTTGGGTGAATGGTTGTGTGACAACTTTGCTCCGTTCAATCTTAAAACAATGATGCACAAGTCTTATGCACATTGCCTAAAAAATAATCAATATCAAATTGTGCACTAACTCAATTGAAATTCTGTCACGCTAAAGGAATGTTCTCAACTCACTTCTTGGGTACGAAAAGTTGAATATACCAGCATATAAATCAAAGGCTAGTACATGATATCAATTAGAGGAATTAAGCATTTGATAGGAATAGGATGAATAGTTGATTGAGCTTAACAAAATGAAAACAAGTTGAAGCTTTCTTAACAAGGTTTACCACTTGATTACTATTAACTATGTTAATATTAACATTTAAGGCAAACAAACATATAAAAGACAAAAAAACTTACTTTCTCAACATCATAGTCCATGATCAAATAAACCAGCTGATATTGTTAAGAAATGTTTTTATTTACACCTAACGGTGCTCTTGTTATTTATGTGAATGACTAAGGGTGTCATTAACTTCTTGTTCGATATGTATGATTCCACAACATCAGATTATGTTTAACGGCAATACCAGATTCGATGTAATAATTAGAGTAAAACTGCAGATACCTGAAATGTTTTTCTGCAGAAGTTGCTAAGAACTTTCTCATAATGCATACGGGAAGTGCCAGTTCCAACAGCAACGGTACCATATGCTTCAAGTGCCTTCCTTAAAGCAGCTTCATGTGCATCCCTTAAAGCATCCTAAATGCAGAGTTAAGGCATAATGGAATTTGCAGCATGTGCTATATACTGAATAAACCTTTTAACTTACTTCTTCAGCTTGTTTAGTGCGATCAAAAGCTGAAAGATAGACCTCTGCAGCAGAATCGTATGCTCTACGGCATTCTGCTTCTTCAACACTCTGCAGTCAAATATCAAAGGCATCTAAACTCAAGATGATACAAGTAGGCAACGCAGatctatattcatataattttaagTACGTATTACAAACCACACCTTActctttttatattattttttcaagCTGCAAACTACAGTCCATTAAAAAATTGGTTTCAGAGTATGATATCAACTTGCAAACTACATGGTTCTTTCATAACCCTAATGTATCAGCATCTCATTGTCATTGATGTTATCCATCATATTAGAATGTGCATCCAATATGCATCACTCTACTGTCTAGGGCCATGGCTCAAGAATCAACAATACCTGCCAAGAAGATGATATAGTAGGTACAGCTCCGTTGTTTATTGCATCCAAAAAAGACTGTGTTACACCAGCAAGTACAGGTCCAGTCATGACTGTACCAGCAACTTGCTTTGGCCTTGTCCTCTCTAAAATGAACCTAGTTAATTCATCGAGTCCTGCTTGAAATTCAGGCCGCAATTTCTCTATCTGCGAACAAGACAATGGTCCAATTTAAGTGGTGCCCACAGTTCTTTCAGATATGTTGTGCACACTTCTTTCAGCATGCATCCCACGGGAAGGGCGCATTTGGACTTTGGGATAGAAAGGTGGGATAGAGATTGGAATATGGGGTGCATTATGACTCGCTCCATTTCCTTGTTCCTATCTCCACTCTTTTCCCTAAATCCATATGCGCCCTAGTGATAACAGAAGGGAAAGTGACTTACAGGAATTTGATCAAGGCGTTGAAGTTCATTCTCACTGTTCAATGGGCGCACTAGTGTGAAACATTCTCTATCAGGAAAGAGGGCACGGATGGACTCACGGATCTAAGACAATTCAAATAAACAATTAATAAAATTGTAAATCAcaatgaaaactacaaaaagaaaattacaGGTGTTAGTACTCTAGAGTACCTCATTCTTTGAAGATATATCTTTTCCTCTGCCTTCAAGAGGCCTCAGAGCGATTTCAAGATAATCTCGTGGAGTTATCTTCCTGTCGTTCTCAACTAAATCTAggtaaaaatcctaaaaaaaggTATCTTCCTTAGACTAGAGAAATCCTTCAATAGTTTAcaaaaaataaatggaaaagGAAGATCAAAATCACAAATCAATTACCCTCAGTAGCCAGATGAAGATAGGTGAGAATTGCCCGAGCTCTGATGCAGTAGACTTCCCACCATTTGCCCGCACACGGATATGCTTGGTCATTTCAGTAACAAGTGAAAGGCGATCAAGAGCTGCCTCATCGATACCACCCATCTGCAAATGGAAAGAACAAAGAACAGTAAGGTATATTTATTGTGCATTTCAACATGTTTAGTGCCAAAAGATAAAACACATTGCAATTATGTTATTTCTCATGCCTTCGGGGGTCACATCATCATAGCATCAATAATAGAGAAAATTGTGATCTAACTTGACACTCAAGAGTAGGATATTAACATTCCTAACAGACCATACCTCTAGTTTCCTAACAAAACTGACACATTACCAAATAACTAATACATTATACATATGCTTGgaacataattaattatttggacAATAAATATTCTTATTAATACTTTGTAATCTTTGTTTGTAAAGGATTGCATTGTCTTcacacatgtatatatgcatggctAGTTGATGCAATGCACGCATGCAGTTTGTTGCATTCAAggctaattatttttcatttttaagttGAACTTatgatatatttaattatttatttaaaacgCACTTTGGGCACTACACTGgtaagagaaaaataaatatggccAAAAAAGATACTACCAAAAACCTCAGTACATAAATGGACCATTTTGTTATCGTCTGTCCACAAGAACAGACAGCCTATTGAAGCCATTCTAGTTGCAGACAGATAGTGCCAAGTCAATCAGGTACCTTTAATCCTTAAAAAGAGGAGCTAGCGATCGTGTTCTCTACACCCTCGATCCAGATCTTCTGTTGATATATTTATGTATACGCATGTGTGTTATATTTTGTTTTGCCAAAGTATTTCATTATTTGCAAATGCATATATGAGATTGCTGGTTGATAATATGAtgtatggattttttttttaataacaactGACTTTTAAAATTGAATGTGAAATATTTATTCAAGATCAGTCACAACACATGGGCACAATGCTGGTTTTCTATACAGCAAGGCAGCATCAAGTCAtcaataaaatttttatgtctCGAAACAACCCTTTCAGGTGTTTAACAGTTTAGTCATTGCCAAATGGTGAGGGGAGTGCATACAAATTGTTTGACTGTTTCTTTCATTCAAGTATCTACCCAACATTCTTttccaacttaaaaaaaattctgcttCTGCTTTCTTTCTCTACTCTAAAATCAACCCCtaatgcagcagcagcatcgctATGTTGCACTACCTTAAGATTCCGTCATCAACTCAAACTCAATTAAAATATGAATTCTGAAACCATAAAGATACTTAGACAACCTTTAGCCAAAGTATAAATTATCTGTGAACCTTTTCATAAATTTTGGCATTTGAAGTAAATTTCCTTCAAGAACTCACAGTAAAGCATGCATGAAATACCAGATAATACTATAAGGTGTACATAGATAAGGCAAGAATGAAAAATCCCATAATTTATTAAGTGAAATTCGGTCATATGCCAGAACGGAAGGATCAAGACAAAAGAAATAATTGCACCACACCTGATTATATATAAACATACTTGAAAGTAGGACTGCCAGTGAGAATATCTGAATGCTGTAAGTGCCCTGCCAAAGAGGAAACAAGTCAGTAATGTATAGACTACAGATTaaaagttttctttttcattacTACTTTTCTTGCATCATCACAAAAACAAAATCTTGGACAATGCTGAACTGTTTTCAGaaaatgcacaagaaaataaGGGAAATGCATTTGCATAAGCCATCAAGCAATTGTTAGATCAAAACCTCTTCCATTCAATAAGCAAAACACATGAATTGAGTGATGATGTTAAACAAAAATTGGGGATATAAACCAGATAGATCATCTCATCAGTGCACTACCTTGAATTCATTGAGAACAAATTGCTGCCTTGTTTTGAACCTCTAGTCGaccagaaaaacaaaaatgtgaAAATGAACAGGAAAGCAGACAGATGGATATTCAGACTTCCCAAGTTTCCATACTTATCAAACGATGATGTATACATGAAGCACAGCAGGTTTCTATGATCTGAAATTCCGGGTTTTCAGTTTTTACTTGTATGCATCATGAAATTTCATAATTTGGCTCaccacaataaaaaaaattattcaaaaaaatatctGTTGAGATTTCATGGAAAATTGGGACTAGGGTACAAGAATGCGGTCGATGAGGTCTGGTAGCTACCATACCACTAGGGCTAGTCCATAAATTTAGGGGAAAGTAATCCTAAAATATATGGAAAGGACTTCAAAGCTTGAACATATTCCTCTACTTGAGCTTCTATACAAGTACACATAAACTCATACCCTAAGCACTAGGAAGCCTAGCATTTTAAGCATGAATATGTTTGACAACACACCAGGGCAATATATTACATTGGTAACATCACATGATAAAGGTAAATTTAATTACTGACCTACACATCATACAAGCAAAAGTCAAGCAGATAAAGGTAACAGTATCAGTATGCCATAGGTAGGCCAGAATTGTAAGCATGAATATGTTTGATAACACACCAGGAGAACACTCAATTACATCAATAACTCCAGATGGGTGCAGTCTGCTAAATCATGCATACATAAAAAGGGCTGTTGCATAAACGTCAATGCGTGCATGAGACAGCATAAACATTTGGGAAATAGCAAAGGAACAGGTGTTTGTTGAAGAATGGACAACACATAGAGAACACATGGGATCAATATTTGAAGAAGCTGAGGCTTAGCAACAAAGTGGGATCATCGAGGTATTACTCAATACTCACCGTCTGATCGTATGCATCAATGCCCTCAGTATCAAGAAGCAAAAGACTATATTCAGTTCCATCAAGTGCAGTTCTTTTTATTGGGGCACTCCACATCCAAAGGCCCTTGGTGCAGGGCCGATGGGTGCTTGCTACTTGAAATCCGCTGCTTCTTCCTAGAAGCTGTCAAAAACACAGAAATAGAGCAGATTACTCCTTGACAAGATAATTAGCTGGTATATAAAGTACTCCGTAATCAAAATCTTGATATATATGAATTTGCTAACGAGGCTTCAAATGCAAGTAATTGAGATGTCAAAAACAGACTCTTCTCCAAACTACAAAGTCTAATAGAAATACTTTTACAGGTCATGCTCTGATAGGAGTAAAAGGACATCTGCAGTCATTtcacacccaaaaaaaatgaaacttatGGTAAACCTTGTTAGCATACATTGATTccacaaaatagaaaatataccACACTTAATCCATCTTCCTTTCCGATTTTATTTTCAAGACATCATAATCCTTAATAAGTCATTATATAAATACCAAAGGATGTTTCATGGTCCACTAGACCAGAATCAATGTTAAGGTctaacaaatataaaatatcctcAGGAGAATCTTGTAAGTGTCATCAGTCATCCATAAATTCATCGAATCAATGACCAAAGTAACCGGGCAGCAATACGCCAATATGGTAGTACACACAATGCATAAGAAAAGTTGGCCCTCTTTGATTATTTAGGAAAGTTGCATGCCTTAATACACCCAACCTTTATCACGGTTCTGAAAGAATGTATAgcggaaagaagaaaaaacagggACCAAAACTGATTCCTGCAGGTGGAAAGTTtattgagaagaaaaaacacGGTAAGCAAAAGTTTTACTTTTGCAATGCAATTTCTGCACGAGACATACAACCCACGAAATGTTGTCTTTTCTTCCTATTTCTAAATGGAATGTTTACGCCGCCAACCAAGACCCCAACCTTCCCTACCAGTGTCCCCTACAGTGCCTCGAACTGATCTTTATTTCTTCCAGATTCTTATCAGGATCCTACTAGTGTTCCAGTGCCGATCCACAGGACAGATTTGTTCAACCATTGGTAAAAAGAAGAGGGGGGCGAGAGCGAACCTGGTTAAGGATGAAGCTCTTGCCCTGCCTGGCGCGGCCGCAGACGGAGACGACCCCGACGGGGCCCTTGACGAGCTGCAGCGCGGCCACCGCCTCCGGGTCCATCCGGAACCTCCCCCGCTCGTCGCAGTACACCAGCCGCAGCGGCcgcccacccccaccccccgcgAACGGCGACCGCGgggaggacgccgacgacgacggggtcCACGGCGAGCCGGGGCCCGGCGACGCCTcgtccccgccgcggcggccccgGTCCCGGTCCTTGGACGCGGAGCCGCGTAGCCCCAGCATCTGCATCATCGCGGCCggccgcggggagagagagagagaggggaatggAATGGATCCTAGGGTTTGGGGCTCGCGAGGGTTTGGGGGTGTTGGGGGATTCAGGGGATGGTCGCGCTTCCccaggaagggaggaggagacgagagCTTCGGTGGCCGGTGGAGGTTGTGGGCTGCGCCTTTCCTTTTCGTGAGGAcggttgccttttttttcgcTGTGTCTTTGGttggaggtggggcccacttgacGCGTGTGAGGAGAAAGTTTTGGATATCTTTCATTTGGTATATCGATGCTCCGTGATCTGCTCAACTGTTCCCAGCATCAATCGGCTGAGCGTTAATGGGAGCTAAAATTTGCCAGGATTGGATCAAGGTCCACACCTCTCTCGTAGAAGCACAGTCCCATAAAAGGTGATTTGTGTCCTCGAAAGCACATATGTAGAGGCAACAAATCCAGTTGCAAGGCCAATGCCTTCGCAGCAGATTTTGAGCTGTCAACGTTTTTTATGGAGAATGAGCCAGCCAAAAGACCTCAGTTTTGGTTCAGTTGGGGCCGACCAGAGGGAATTAAAATCGACATGTGTATAGGATCCTTCGAATTAATAAGAGTAAGCACTCTTACTTGTGTAGCAACCCACAGTAGTCCAATTCCAGGAAATATTATCAGAACCTTGTGATAGTTGAACTTCTTGCCGTAAACCTCCCAGCTGCACTAGGTCATTGATTTCTTCAATTGATGTAAGATGTCTGAAAGAGATAATCCAGTTGTTGGAAGAGAGTTCCATCAACAcacctttgttttcttttagctAGACGAAAGCAAAGAGGTGCTATGTCTTTCGGACATTTACCTTGGAGCCGATGATCGTGCcagaaattcatttttttctatctACCAGTACGTTTGTGGTTGCTGCTTGGAACAACCGTCTATCAGTATCATCACAAGGCACTTTCATGCCAACCCAAGGTTTATCCTCATCTTTCCACTGGAACCACAACCAGCGTAGACAAAGAACCCTGGAAAATCTTTCAAGATCAGGGATCCTAAGTCCTCCTATTCTTTTCGGTCTGCAAACTGTTTTCCAATTGACCAAGCAGCTGCCGGGATTAGTGTGATCTGGGTCTTCACCTTTCCAAAGAAAGGACCTTCGAAAGCGGTCGATcctcttgaaaacccatttgggCATGTGCAGAGATGAAAGGTGGTGAATTGGCATGGAGCTAAGGACCGTTTTTACCAACGTCTCGCGCCCCGAAGAAGTGAAGAATCCAAGTGGGAAGCCTTTCCCCTATTTTTTCAATGAGGGGGAGAAAATCAATTTTCCTTAATTTTCGATAATGAAGTGGAAGGCCAAGATATTTGCAAGGGAAAGATTTAACGATGCCGGGGAAAGCTTGTAGCAAAGAAGCAAGGTCTACCTCTTCACACCTGATAGGGAAAATCTCTGTCTTGGCACCGTTTGTATGCAGACCGGACAC
This region includes:
- the LOC127763923 gene encoding uncharacterized protein LOC127763923, which gives rise to MMQMLGLRGSASKDRDRGRRGGDEASPGPGSPWTPSSSASSPRSPFAGGGGGRPLRLVYCDERGRFRMDPEAVAALQLVKGPVGVVSVCGRARQGKSFILNQLLGRSSGFQVASTHRPCTKGLWMWSAPIKRTALDGTEYSLLLLDTEGIDAYDQTGTYSIQIFSLAVLLSSMFIYNQMGGIDEAALDRLSLVTEMTKHIRVRANGGKSTASELGQFSPIFIWLLRDFYLDLVENDRKITPRDYLEIALRPLEGRGKDISSKNEIRESIRALFPDRECFTLVRPLNSENELQRLDQIPIEKLRPEFQAGLDELTRFILERTRPKQVAGTVMTGPVLAGVTQSFLDAINNGAVPTISSSWQSVEEAECRRAYDSAAEVYLSAFDRTKQAEEDALRDAHEAALRKALEAYGTVAVGTGTSRMHYEKVLSNFCRKTFQEYKRNAFLEADKQCSNMIQIMERKLRAACSAPGVKVSNVIQVLESLLTEYETSCSGPSKWRMLAAFLRQCLEGPILDLCLKLVNEAESERTSFALKYRSNEDQLELLKKQLEANEAHKSEYLKRYEAAISEKQRVSEDHSAHLANLRTKCSTLDERCLSLSKELDLVRHECTDWRVKYEQYVTQQKAEQDGFISQLATLESRYSSAEGKLGAAREQAAAAQDEATEWRDKYETAAAQAKAALERLASVQEQINKIAHERESGIRAEFASHLEEKEEEMKRLVAKIRHAESEESVLAERLQVAESKAQNHNKETAALKDEIRELTGKLEFLRDRAVSFEKQARMLEQEKNHLQEKFLSECKKYDEAEERYKAAEREAKRATELSDVARTEAVTAQKEKDEAQRLSMEKLAVIERIQRQVDRLEQEKVNLLDEVQKMRKSETDALSKVALLESRVAEREKEIEELMIQSNEQRSSTVHVLESLLSTERAARAEANKRAEALSLQLQSTQSKLDVLHQELTSVRLVETALDSKLRTTTHGKRLRENEVGMESVQDMDIDRPERSRKRSKSNTSPLKHFQSEDGGSVHMGEDSVTVSTDTKDGNPDGYKKLTIAKLKEELTKHGFGAQLLELKNPNKKDILALYKKLVLGK